Part of the Acidobacteriota bacterium genome is shown below.
CCCTCTCCACGTTCCTTCCCCTGCCGGCCGGACCGGTCAACCGGCGACCGCATGCATGCGCTGCCGCAGATCCTCCGTGAGCCGCACCAGACCGTCGCTGACGACGACCTGGTAGTCGGTCGGCTCCTCCAGCCGCAGCACCCCTGCCGGCAGCGCCTCGACCGCCCGCAGCGCATGGCCCTGAATCTCCCGCATGGGAGGACCGGGTCGCAGCCGTCGTCCCCGACGCATTACCGGCGAGAGCAGGGCCCGCCCCTGCCCCGGCGGCGGTTCCCGATCTGTCGCCAGCACGTCGTGGGTCACGGCTCCGCAATCCGCGACGCGCCACACCTGCTTCGGCCCGGGATACGTCCCCTTGCCGCGACTCAGCTTGAGCACCGGCTGCACGAGGCCGGCCCGGTCCACTTCGACCAGCTTGTACACGCCCCCGAGGGCGGGCGCGTCGGAGGAAGTGCTCAGCGCGGTGCCGACGCCGAAGATGTCGATCGGAGCGCGGTCCTCCACCAACTCGGCGATGCGCCGCTCGTCGAGGTCGCCGCTCGCGAAAATCCTGGTCCCGCGCAGACCTGCCGCGTCGAGACGCGCGCGGATCGCCCGGCTCTCGGCGAGCAGGTCGCCGCTGTCCAGGCGTACGCCGAACGGAGAGAGCCCCGCGGCGGCGATGCGATCTACCGCACGCTCGCTGTCGTAGGTGTCGATGAGGAGCACCGTCCGATCGCCGTACATGTCGATGAAGCGGATGAACGCTTCCTTCTCCGAGTCGTGGCTCATGACCCAGGAGTGCGCCATCGTGCCGGCCAGCGGCAGGCCGAAAGCCAGACCCGCTTCGACATCGGATGTCCCGCTGCAGCCGCCGATGAACGCCGCTCGGCCGGCGAGCGCACCCGCCTCGGCGCCATGGGCGCGGCGCGCGCCAAGCTCGAACACCGGGCGTCCGGCCGCCGCCCGGACCACGCGAGACGCGCGGCTCGCCACCGACGTTTGGAACAACACCGTCGACAGCAGCGCCGTTTCGACGATCTGCCCCTCGATGAGAGGCGCCGTGACGCGGAGCAGCGGCTCGTTCGGAAAGACCGGTTCGCCCTCGGCAACCGCCCAGACGTCCCCGCTAAAGCGAAACCCCGGCAGGTAGTCGTCGAAGAAACCCGCCGGAGCCCGCCGGAGCTGCGGGATCTGCCGCAGGTACTCTATGTCCGCCGCCGTGAAACAGAGCCCTTCCAGATAGACCAGCGCCGGCTCGATTCCCGCCGCCAACAGGTATCCTCGGTCCCTGGGCAGGCTGCGGACCGACAGTTCGAAAGTCGCCCGAGGAGGCGCGCCCGCGCCGTAGTGGCCCGCCGCCATCGTCAACTCGTAGAGGTCGGTGGACAGCGCGCTCGGCATCACGTTGTAATGTACCACTGCAATGTCGCCCGGCACCGCTGTCGCACTGCTCGTCGTGGACGTCCAGAACGACTTCTGCGCCGGCGGGGCCCTGGCCGTTCCCGATGGCGATCGCGTGGTCGATCCCATCAACCGTTTGCTGGCGGCCCATTCCGCGGCGGGCGCGGCGATCTTCGCTACGCGCGACTGGCACCCCGTCGGATCGTCCCACTTCAGCGACCAGGGCGGGGACTGGCCGGTCCACTGCGTCGCCGATACCCCCGGCGCCGCCTTTCATCCACGGCTGCGGTTTCCCGCCGCGACGGTCGTAGTGAGCAAGGGGCAGGCGCGCGACAGCGACGGGTACTCGGCCTTCGACGGCAGGCTCCCCGCGGGTGAACCCCTGGCCCGCGCTCTCGCCGAACACCACGTCGGCCGCCTGATCGTCTGCGGGCTGGCGACCGACTACTGCGTGCGGGCCTCGGTGCTCGACGCCCGCGTCCGCGGGCTCGATGTCCTCGTCGTGCGCGACGCCATCGCCGCAGTCGACCTGCGTCCGGGCGACGGCGCCACGGCGCTGCGGGAGATGGAGGCCTCCGGCGCCCGTCTCGTCACCCTCGATCGGGCGCTGGCTCTCGCCGAAGGCGACGCGGACCGCAACTGAGAGAGCGCGCCGCCATGCATCGCTGCATGGGGCGCGCTCTTGAAAACCGGCCGGCCGGCGCGGATCAGTTGCCGCGGATGGGAGACGGACCGCCCTCGAACGTCAGCATGTAGTCGCGAATCGCTTCCAGTTGCCGTGGTCCGTCGCTGTCGAGCTGCGGGTACGGCGACGCGGGAAAATCCGTCCAGAACATCGGCATGCGGGTTCCAGGCTGGATTTCCAACGGCGCCCGGAGCCAGTCGACGATCCAGTCCGGCTGCAGCCGCTCGCGCGCCATCCGCAGATCCGGCGCGAGATTGTCGGTCGGCTGATCGGCCGGGATCGTGTCCAACACGTGACACTGCTGGCACCGGAGCAGATCGAACAGCTCCTCGCCTTCGCGCGGCACCGCCGCCGCCGACAAGGTGTCGTGGGTCCGGAACTCGCCGACCGTGCCCGAGATGGCGCCGAAGTAGTCGATCACCCCGTTCCAATGCGCGTCGTCGAGCGCGAAGCTCGGCATACGCACGTCCAGCCACGGGCGAATCGGGATCGGCCCCTGCAGGAAGGCATACATCCAGTCCGGTTTCACCTTGGCGCCTTGCGGCGTGAGCATCGGCGGGGCCAGCGACGGATCGTCCACGAGCGCCACGTAGTCGCCGCCGTCCTCCTCGATCTCGTGACATCCGATGCAGTTGCGGCGCCGGACCAGGTTGCGGCCATCGCGCAGGGCGTCGTTCCGGGCCGAGCGCGGCGGCTTCGCGGCCAGCGGCTGCACGTCGCTCTGGAAGCTCATGATGGCGGTGGCGAAGAGCTTCGACTCTTCCTCGCTCATCTCGAAATCCGGCATCCGCAGCTTCTCGAGCGGCTGCAGCACGCGATTCCTGTCGAACGCACGCGGATCGCGCATCTTCTGCTTGAACCACTCCACCTTCGTATGCGGAATGTCGTGGACGAAAGCGAAGTCGAGCCGCGGCAGCAGCTTCGATCCCTCTTCCGACAGCTCGATCCCGATCGGCTGGGCGCCCTCGAACCCCGCGATTTCGTGACAACTGTAGCAACCGTAGCGGCCAATCACGCGTTGTCCGAGGTCGACCCGCTGCTCGTCGAGCGACATGCCTCCGACGAGCTCCTCCGCCTCAGCGGTGGGCAGGATGGACCTCACGTAATCCAGCAGCACCGCGGTGACCTCGCCGTCGTCGTAGGTCGCTTCCGCTCCTCGTCCGTCCGGACCGGTGAGCGTGCTGAGATAGGTCGCGATGTCCGCCGCCTCGCGATTCGTCAGCCGGAGATCCGGCATGTACGTCTCGCTGCTGAAGTGCGTCGGGTCCCGCACCCAGTCGAAGAGCCACTCGTAGCTGGTCTTGTTGCCGATGTTCTGGAGCGGCTGCCCGAAGGTGCGCCGCGTGCCGGCGGCCAGACGGTCCTGGTCCTCGGTGATGTGGCAGGCCAGGCAGCCGACGGACTCGACGAGGTCCTGTCCGCGCTCGGCGTTTCCGCGCGGCGGGAACAGCACCGCGTAGTCATGCTCCTCCGAGTTCGCGAACAGGTACGCGACCGCGGCGTCTATCTCGACCTCGTTGCGAACCGCGTCCTCCGGACTGCTCGTGTTCGAGTTGTACCAGACCCGCGGCATCCACGTGCTCGGCTTGACCTCCCGTGGATCGCGAATCCACGAGGACACCCACTCGGGTGAGAGCTTCGAGCCGATTTTCGTGAGGTTCGGACCCGGCTTGCGCAGATCGGTGAAGCCCGTGGTCGTGTGGCAGGCGTAGCACCCGGCGCGCTCGTACAGGCCGTAGGCCAGGTTCAGGTTCTCCGCCTCGTCCACGTACACCGTCTCCGTGTGACACTTCGCGCAGGACGCCTCGGTCATGTCCGTGGGCAGCATCGGGTAGTCCCACAAGTGGGGCACCGCCCAACCGTACTGCTCCTCCCAGGCATGCATCTGCTCCTCGGTCTCGGGCGTGTGCGAGGAGTGAACGAAGCCGATCGACTGCCCCATCCCCTCGTGACACACGGTGCAGCCGGTGGTCGCCAGCGGATGCGGCGACGCGCTGCCGACGTACGTCTCCAGGCGCGGATGCGTCGTGTACGGCTGCGGGTACGCCTCGTAGCCCTCGCGGTCGATCGCGATGTGGCACGTCCGGCAGCGATCCATCTTCTGGAAGCGGATGAAGTTCAGCTCGTCGTGGACGTTCGGCGTAATCGTCTGCTGCACGGTCAGGCTCGGGGCCATGAAGTCGAGCAGCGGAGCGTTCAGCAGGTAGTCTCCGACAAAGTCGACCTGCAGGTCCTCGACCAGGGCGGCCAGCCGGGTCGCCTCCGCCGTCAGCTCGCGGATCTCGGTGTCCGCGTCCACCACGCCGCCGGTGTATTCCCCGATCTGCGCGCGCAGATCGTCGCGCCGCGCAACCAGCTCTTCGACGCGCAAGCCCAGCTCGACCCAGCGGTCGTACATGTCGTCGATCGCGGGACGCAGCTCCGCGGCTTCCTCCGGATGCTCTTCCTGCAGCTCCTCGTACGCGTACCGCTCGACGTCGTAGTCGGCCTTCAGGAAGTTGTACTGCTGGTTGGCGAGGTAGAAGTCCGCCTCGACGTCCGCCAACTGGCCCTCGAGCTCGGCCACCCGCTCGCCGTTGGCGGCGAGCTCCTGCTCGGCCGCAGCCCGCTCGGCGTTCAACTCCTGCAGGCGTTCCTGGTCGATGCCGGCCTGCGCCGCCTGGAGGCTCAGCGAGGTGACGTACCCCTCCAGCAGCACGAACTGCCGCTGGTAGCCCTTCCACTCGCGGTCGAAGTCGTCGAAGACCATCCAGATGGTCGTGAAGAACAGGAACAGGCTCGACGCCGCGAAGACGACGTTGAGAAAGTCGACGTTGTAGGCGTGTCCGACGCTTTTCTTGTTGGCCATGGTGGGCTTAGATGTTGAAGAACCACTCCGGGATCGAGACGACGTACTTCAGGTTCACCAGCCAGCGGCTGAACATCTTGATCGGCAGCGACAGCATCATCAGGAACAGGAAGGCTCCCACGTAGAAGCGCGTCGGTCCCATCTTGTCGTAGTACCGCTTCAGGACGGTCTTGGCCAGGAGCACCGGCAGGACGGTGACGTAGGCCAGCGAGAGCAGGATGCCGACCCCCTCGCGCACGAGGATGTTGTCCGGGAGCGCCGTGCCCGCACCGCGCACCCAGAGGTACTCCGACAACTGCACGTTGTTGAG
Proteins encoded:
- a CDS encoding c-type cytochrome — encoded protein: MANKKSVGHAYNVDFLNVVFAASSLFLFFTTIWMVFDDFDREWKGYQRQFVLLEGYVTSLSLQAAQAGIDQERLQELNAERAAAEQELAANGERVAELEGQLADVEADFYLANQQYNFLKADYDVERYAYEELQEEHPEEAAELRPAIDDMYDRWVELGLRVEELVARRDDLRAQIGEYTGGVVDADTEIRELTAEATRLAALVEDLQVDFVGDYLLNAPLLDFMAPSLTVQQTITPNVHDELNFIRFQKMDRCRTCHIAIDREGYEAYPQPYTTHPRLETYVGSASPHPLATTGCTVCHEGMGQSIGFVHSSHTPETEEQMHAWEEQYGWAVPHLWDYPMLPTDMTEASCAKCHTETVYVDEAENLNLAYGLYERAGCYACHTTTGFTDLRKPGPNLTKIGSKLSPEWVSSWIRDPREVKPSTWMPRVWYNSNTSSPEDAVRNEVEIDAAVAYLFANSEEHDYAVLFPPRGNAERGQDLVESVGCLACHITEDQDRLAAGTRRTFGQPLQNIGNKTSYEWLFDWVRDPTHFSSETYMPDLRLTNREAADIATYLSTLTGPDGRGAEATYDDGEVTAVLLDYVRSILPTAEAEELVGGMSLDEQRVDLGQRVIGRYGCYSCHEIAGFEGAQPIGIELSEEGSKLLPRLDFAFVHDIPHTKVEWFKQKMRDPRAFDRNRVLQPLEKLRMPDFEMSEEESKLFATAIMSFQSDVQPLAAKPPRSARNDALRDGRNLVRRRNCIGCHEIEEDGGDYVALVDDPSLAPPMLTPQGAKVKPDWMYAFLQGPIPIRPWLDVRMPSFALDDAHWNGVIDYFGAISGTVGEFRTHDTLSAAAVPREGEELFDLLRCQQCHVLDTIPADQPTDNLAPDLRMARERLQPDWIVDWLRAPLEIQPGTRMPMFWTDFPASPYPQLDSDGPRQLEAIRDYMLTFEGGPSPIRGN
- a CDS encoding isochorismatase family protein → MSPGTAVALLVVDVQNDFCAGGALAVPDGDRVVDPINRLLAAHSAAGAAIFATRDWHPVGSSHFSDQGGDWPVHCVADTPGAAFHPRLRFPAATVVVSKGQARDSDGYSAFDGRLPAGEPLARALAEHHVGRLIVCGLATDYCVRASVLDARVRGLDVLVVRDAIAAVDLRPGDGATALREMEASGARLVTLDRALALAEGDADRN
- a CDS encoding nicotinate phosphoribosyltransferase: MPSALSTDLYELTMAAGHYGAGAPPRATFELSVRSLPRDRGYLLAAGIEPALVYLEGLCFTAADIEYLRQIPQLRRAPAGFFDDYLPGFRFSGDVWAVAEGEPVFPNEPLLRVTAPLIEGQIVETALLSTVLFQTSVASRASRVVRAAAGRPVFELGARRAHGAEAGALAGRAAFIGGCSGTSDVEAGLAFGLPLAGTMAHSWVMSHDSEKEAFIRFIDMYGDRTVLLIDTYDSERAVDRIAAAGLSPFGVRLDSGDLLAESRAIRARLDAAGLRGTRIFASGDLDERRIAELVEDRAPIDIFGVGTALSTSSDAPALGGVYKLVEVDRAGLVQPVLKLSRGKGTYPGPKQVWRVADCGAVTHDVLATDREPPPGQGRALLSPVMRRGRRLRPGPPMREIQGHALRAVEALPAGVLRLEEPTDYQVVVSDGLVRLTEDLRQRMHAVAG